The nucleotide sequence CTATCGGGTGCTGCGCCCGCAGCCCCGGGGCATAGGCCGGAGCACTGGTCCCATGCGGAACATCACCCTGCACGATCTGGGCAATGACGTCGCGGCGGTCATCCGCGACCAGGCGGGACAGCCCGTCGTCATCGTCGGCCATGCCTTCGGCAACTGGGTCGCGCGGACCACCGCCGTGGACCACCCCGGGCTGGTGCGCGGCGTCGCGATCGTGGCGGCGGCCGCCAAGCAGTATCCGCCCGGCCTGAGCGAACACGTGGACCGCAGCGCCGACCTGTCGCTGCCCGATGCCGAGCGCGTGAAGTCGCTGCAGTACGCGTTCTTCGCGCCGGGCCACGACGCCCGCGCATGGCTGCGTGGCTGGTATCCGGCGGTCAACGAAAGCCAACGCCTGGCCGGCAAGGCGACGAAGCAGTCGGATTGGTGGTCCGGCGGCAAGGTGCCCATGCTGGACCTGCAGGCGGGCAGCGATCCCTTCAAGCCGGCATCCACCCGCAACGAGGTCAAGGACGAGTTCGGCGACCGGGTGACGATGGTCGTCATTCCCGGCGCCGGCCACGCCCTGGTACCGGAGGCGCCGGCCGCCGTGGTCGACGCGATCGTCAAGTGGGAAAAATCGCTGCCGCGCGCGGCGGCGGGGGGATAAGGCCGGGGCCTGGTGCGCCTGACCGCGCGTGCCGGGCCTGACGCCGCCTGTCTTCGGGCCGCGGTCCGTTTCCGTCGTTCCCCGGGGTGCTGGGGGCGCGCGACGTGCCCGCTCCGGGAAGTACCGCCGGCAGGCGGCGGCCCATCACGCCGCCGCCTGCAATGGCAGCGGGATGCCGCGTTCCTCGAAAACCCGCCGGACTTCGGCCAGGCCGTTCAATGCCGCCGGAAAGCCCGCATACACGGCCATCTGCATGACGATCTCGACGATCTCGGCCGGCGTGCAGCCGACATGCAGCGCGGCGTGCAGGTGTACGCGCAACTGGGGCGCCGCATTGCCCAGGGCGCAAAGGGCCGCGACCGTGGCCAGCTCGCGTTCGCGCAACCCTATGCCCGGACGGGCATAGATGTCGCCGAAAGGAAACTCGACCACGTAAGTGGCGAAATCGGGAAACGCCTGGCGCAGGCTTTCGACGACGGCGACGCCGGCCTCGCCGTCGACCGCGTGAAGCTGCCGCAAACCCGTGATGTAGCGCTCGGATGCCATGATGTCCGTCCTTGTCCGTTCCGGTTGATCGTCGCCGCCGCACGGATGCGCGATGGCCTTGGCGAGCACTTTAGGCATGGCCGCCGGACCGGGGAATGACCGATTTCGTGATACCTTTTCGATATGACCGCAGCCCTCGACTCCCGCGGCATCGCGCTGTTTCTCGCGGTGGCCGATACGCTCAGCTTCCGCCAGGCCGCGGAACGCCTGCACATGTCGCAACCGCCCCTCAGCCGCGCCATCCGCCAGCTGGAAGACCGCCTGGGCACGCCCCTGTTTTTCCGAGATACGCATACGGTACGGCTTACGCCCGCCGGAGAGCGCCTGCTTCCCCACGCGCGCCGTATCGTCCGCCTGCTGGAGCAGGCGCAGGCCAGCGT is from Bordetella bronchialis and encodes:
- a CDS encoding alpha/beta fold hydrolase; translation: MKKTMTAWALVGACAVSGVAAARAADVGAQADSQRHHVLVQAAPDVRIDVIEEGAGRPLVLLPSRGRGAEDFDDVARRLAQAGYRVLRPQPRGIGRSTGPMRNITLHDLGNDVAAVIRDQAGQPVVIVGHAFGNWVARTTAVDHPGLVRGVAIVAAAAKQYPPGLSEHVDRSADLSLPDAERVKSLQYAFFAPGHDARAWLRGWYPAVNESQRLAGKATKQSDWWSGGKVPMLDLQAGSDPFKPASTRNEVKDEFGDRVTMVVIPGAGHALVPEAPAAVVDAIVKWEKSLPRAAAGG
- a CDS encoding carboxymuconolactone decarboxylase family protein, whose protein sequence is MASERYITGLRQLHAVDGEAGVAVVESLRQAFPDFATYVVEFPFGDIYARPGIGLRERELATVAALCALGNAAPQLRVHLHAALHVGCTPAEIVEIVMQMAVYAGFPAALNGLAEVRRVFEERGIPLPLQAAA